A genome region from Glycine max cultivar Williams 82 chromosome 5, Glycine_max_v4.0, whole genome shotgun sequence includes the following:
- the LOC100807921 gene encoding serine/threonine-protein kinase STY13, which yields MKESSDGFVRADQIDLKSIDEQLERHLSKVLTIEKKKRSEGEEDADHVHLHVHTTSATASPKFSHASSAARVNFKKKKQDWEIDPSKLIIKTVIARGTFGTVHRGVYDTQDVAVKLLDWGEEGQRTEAEIASLRAAFTQEVAVWHKLDHPNVTKFIGATMGSSELQIQTDNGLIGMPSNVCCVVVEYLAGGNLKQYLIKNRRRKLAFKVVIQLALDLARGLSYLHSQKIVHRDVKTENMLLDKTRTVKIADFGVARVEASNPNDMTGETGTLGYMAPEVLNGNPYNRKCDVYSFGICLWEIYCCDMPYPDLSFSEITSAVVRQNLRPEVPRCCPSSLANVMKKCWDASPDKRPEMDEVVSMLEAIDTSKGGGMIPLDQQQGCFCFRKHRGP from the exons atgaaggaaagCAGTGATGGGTTTGTGAGAGCGGATCAGATTGATCTGAAGAGCATAGATGAACAGTTGGAGAGGCACCTCAGCAAGGTGTTGaccatagaaaagaaaaagcgCTCTGAAGGGGAAGAAGATGCTGATCATGTTCATCTTCATGTTCACACCACCAGTGCCACTGCTTCTCCCAAATTCTCACATGCTTCTTCTGCTGCTAGGGTTAACTTCAAGAAGAAAAAGCAGGATTGGGAGATTGATCCTTCTAAACTCATCATCAAAACTGTTATAGCTCGTGGTACTTTTGGCACTGTCCATCGTGGTGTCTATGATACCCAAGATGTTGCTG TGAAATTGTTGGACTGGGGGGAAGAAGGTCAAAGGACAGAAGCAGAAATTGCCTCCCTGAGGGCAGCGTTTACCCAGGAAGTTGCTGTTTGGCATAAACTTGATCACCCCAATGTCACAAAg TTTATAGGGGCAACAATGGGGTCTTCAGAATTGCAGATACAAACTGATAATGGTCTAATTGGCATGCCAAGCAATGTCTGTTGTGTTGTTGTTGAGTATCTTGCTGGAGGCAATTTGAAACAATATCTAATTAAGAACAGGAGGAGGAAGTTAGCTTTTAAAGTTGTCATCCAGCTGGCACTTGATCTTGCAAGAGg GCTGAGTTATCTTCACTCCCAGAAGATTGTCCATAGAGATGTAAAGACAGAGAACATGCTATTGGATAAGACACGCACAGTTAAAATTGCTGATTTTGGGGTTGCACGTGTTGAGGCATCAAATCCTAATGATATGACTGGGGAGACTGGTACTCTTGGTTATATGGCTCCAGAG GTTTTAAATGGCAACCCCTATAACAGGAAATGTGATGTGTACAGTTTTGGCATCTGTTTATGGGAAATATATTGTTGTGACATGCCATATCCTGACCTAAGTTTCTCAGAAATCACTTCAGCTGTTGTTCGCCAG AACTTAAGACCAGAAGTACCAAGATGTTGCCCGAGTTCTCTGGCAAATGTAATGAAGAAGTGCTGGGATGCCAGTCCCGATAAGCGGCCGGAGATGGATGAGGTAGTTTCCATGCTGGAGGCCATTGACACATCCAAAGGTGGAGGTATGATCCCTCTTGATCAGCAGCAGGGTTGTTTCTGCTTCCGCAAGCATAGAGGGCCTTGA